Genomic DNA from Pseudodesulfovibrio senegalensis:
CGAAGCGCAGGTCAACCTTGCTGACGGGCTGGGCTGCAACATGAAAATCGTGGTGCTCAAATTCTTCCGTGCTCCGGATCGTCCATTTGGCGTTGATGTCGTCAAGCATGGCAGCATCAATGCGCCTGTTCTTGACCATGCGCAAAAGTATATGGACGCTGTTGACGTCGTACCGGGTTGCCTTGCCTGTTGCGAACAGGGGCTCCAAGGCCGGGTATTTGTAGCCCTTGATGCACCCGATGGTCTTGCCCGCAGCTGTCTCGGGCCCGTCATATTCCACAGGGGCTTCCACCGGGGAATACAGGACGGTCCGGATCGGAAGCACGGGAACGGAAAGCAGGAAATCATTGTCGGGGCTGAGCCATTCCGCAGCCTCCAGCCGCGTGTGCATCACGCCTTCGGTGGCATACAGGGCTTTGCGCGGAGCCGGGTCCGGCTTGATTTCCATGGTGAAATCCTGCGGCAGGATTGCGGCCAGAATGTCCGGGGCGGCTCCGGCCGGAACACCGTCCTCGATCATCTCGAACGGTTCCCATCCGCGTGCGAACAGTGCGAAGACAATGGCCTCGCCAGCACACGCGGAAGCGGGCGGCACTGTCAGCAGGAACAGTACGACAATGAGGTTTTGTATCTTTACGGCGTATCGGTGCATTTATTACGCATGCTAATGATTCCCATTGAA
This window encodes:
- a CDS encoding substrate-binding periplasmic protein, with the translated sequence MHRYAVKIQNLIVVLFLLTVPPASACAGEAIVFALFARGWEPFEMIEDGVPAGAAPDILAAILPQDFTMEIKPDPAPRKALYATEGVMHTRLEAAEWLSPDNDFLLSVPVLPIRTVLYSPVEAPVEYDGPETAAGKTIGCIKGYKYPALEPLFATGKATRYDVNSVHILLRMVKNRRIDAAMLDDINAKWTIRSTEEFEHHDFHVAAQPVSKVDLRFVFNNIPGWEEKIERINKRIEACRKDGTIRAILSNYE